From the genome of Candidatus Electrothrix communis, one region includes:
- a CDS encoding DUF2959 domain-containing protein, producing MPTPKRPLSRIVPLLFIALLLTSCSTAYYSAMEKVGVHKRDIMVDRVEGARDAQEEAQEEFKSALEQFASVVSLKETDLKTAYDKLNAEYLDCEQASEKVSDRIDKVEKVSEDLFEEWEDELELYENQTYRATSKRQLRETKSRYRDMLASMRAAERSMAPVLKTFGDNVLFLKHNLNAQAIGSLQAEFDGLEKDIEVLIKRMNEAIKESNAFIAQMEQS from the coding sequence ATGCCCACCCCAAAGCGCCCCTTATCCCGAATCGTCCCCCTGCTCTTTATCGCCCTCCTCCTCACCTCCTGCTCTACAGCCTATTATTCGGCTATGGAGAAAGTCGGTGTCCATAAACGAGACATTATGGTTGATCGGGTTGAAGGGGCCAGAGATGCCCAGGAAGAAGCCCAGGAGGAATTCAAGTCTGCGCTGGAGCAATTCGCCTCAGTGGTGAGCCTGAAAGAGACTGATCTGAAAACAGCCTATGACAAACTGAACGCGGAATATCTTGATTGCGAGCAGGCCAGCGAAAAAGTCTCTGACCGGATTGATAAGGTGGAAAAGGTCTCTGAGGATCTGTTCGAGGAATGGGAAGATGAGCTGGAATTATACGAAAATCAAACATATCGCGCGACCAGCAAACGACAGCTACGGGAAACCAAATCCCGTTACCGGGATATGCTGGCCTCCATGCGGGCAGCGGAACGGAGCATGGCCCCTGTCCTAAAAACCTTTGGGGATAATGTCCTCTTTCTCAAGCATAACCTCAACGCCCAGGCCATCGGCTCCTTGCAAGCGGAGTTTGACGGGCTTGAAAAGGATATTGAAGTGCTGATCAAGAGGATGAATGAGGCAATTAAGGAATCCAACGCCTTTATTGCTCAGATGGAACAGAGCTGA
- the dxs gene encoding 1-deoxy-D-xylulose-5-phosphate synthase, with the protein MAEYAGIRNSCPDSRSAEAKDIIMALTNSPTHSPVQGDNLLDSIESPDDLRGFNLRELEQLAQEIREKIITTVAENGGHLAPCLGVVELTLALHYVFDTPKDKLVWDVGHQCYAHKLITGRRDKFHTLRQYQGISGFPKRSESEYDVVESGHSSTSISYSLGLAAAKELQQDDSKVIAIIGDGSMTAGMAFEALNHAGDLHKDLIVILNDNEMSISPNVGAMSSFLSRKLNSKTMRSLKDHVEEGLKSMSSVGENILSVLRKSEESLKAFFTPGMLFEALKFKYIGPIPGHELEDLIATLRNVRDNTHGPVLIHVLTTKGKGYAPAEENPGEYHGLGPFTIATGKPLPSSGSISYTEVFGKTICSLAETDKRVCAITAAMPAGTGLTAFSQRFPDRFFDVGIAEQHAVTFAAGLAMDGLRPVLTVYSSFMQRALDQLIHDVCLPDLPVTFALDRAGVVGDDGPTHHGVFDLSFLRFVPNLTVMAPKDENELQHMLYTSVNNDGPCAIRYPRGSGADVPLDQELRALPIGRGELLREGKDLLLLPVGNRVYPALEAAEGLARLGIDAAVINPRFIKPLDNELIGDWASTCGRVLTVEDNVKKGGFGSAVLQMLHEMHLLVPLRTLGYGNKFIDQAPQQILWKNAGIDVAGIIKGALEVMKQGT; encoded by the coding sequence ATGGCGGAATACGCAGGAATACGCAATAGCTGTCCGGACAGCCGGTCGGCAGAGGCAAAGGACATAATCATGGCCCTGACAAACAGCCCTACACACAGCCCTGTACAGGGTGACAACCTGCTGGACAGTATAGAAAGCCCGGATGATCTGCGTGGTTTTAATCTCAGAGAACTGGAGCAGCTCGCTCAGGAAATACGCGAGAAGATCATCACCACGGTTGCGGAAAACGGAGGCCATCTGGCTCCCTGTCTCGGGGTTGTTGAACTGACCCTGGCCCTGCATTATGTCTTTGATACGCCCAAAGATAAATTGGTCTGGGATGTGGGCCATCAATGCTATGCCCATAAATTGATTACCGGGCGTCGGGATAAATTCCACACCCTACGCCAGTATCAGGGCATAAGCGGTTTCCCCAAACGCTCTGAAAGCGAATATGATGTGGTGGAATCTGGTCATAGTTCCACCTCCATATCCTACAGCCTCGGGCTTGCGGCTGCAAAAGAGCTGCAACAGGACGACAGTAAGGTTATCGCCATTATCGGCGACGGCTCCATGACCGCAGGGATGGCCTTTGAGGCCCTGAATCATGCCGGGGATCTGCATAAGGACCTGATCGTTATCCTCAATGATAATGAAATGTCTATTTCCCCCAATGTCGGGGCCATGTCCAGTTTTCTCAGCAGAAAACTCAATTCCAAAACCATGCGGAGCCTCAAAGACCACGTGGAAGAGGGGTTGAAGTCCATGTCCTCGGTGGGGGAGAATATCCTGAGCGTGCTCCGGAAATCCGAGGAAAGCCTGAAGGCCTTTTTCACACCGGGCATGCTTTTTGAGGCCCTGAAATTTAAATATATCGGTCCTATCCCCGGTCATGAACTGGAAGACCTCATTGCAACCTTGAGGAATGTCCGAGATAATACCCACGGCCCGGTGCTTATTCATGTCCTGACCACCAAGGGCAAGGGGTATGCACCAGCAGAAGAGAATCCGGGTGAGTATCACGGGCTGGGGCCTTTCACTATCGCCACCGGCAAGCCTTTACCTTCCTCCGGATCGATTTCTTACACCGAGGTCTTTGGCAAGACTATCTGCTCGCTGGCAGAGACCGATAAGCGAGTCTGCGCTATCACCGCAGCCATGCCTGCCGGGACTGGATTAACTGCGTTCAGTCAGCGATTCCCGGATCGATTCTTTGATGTGGGCATTGCTGAGCAGCATGCAGTGACCTTTGCTGCTGGCCTTGCTATGGACGGCCTGCGTCCGGTGCTGACGGTTTATTCCAGTTTTATGCAGCGGGCCTTGGATCAGCTTATCCACGATGTCTGTCTGCCTGACCTACCGGTCACCTTTGCCTTGGACCGGGCCGGGGTGGTGGGCGATGACGGCCCCACCCATCACGGTGTTTTTGATCTCTCCTTTCTCCGCTTCGTCCCCAACCTGACGGTTATGGCACCCAAGGATGAAAACGAGTTGCAGCATATGCTCTATACCTCTGTGAACAACGACGGCCCCTGCGCGATCAGGTATCCACGGGGTAGCGGGGCGGATGTGCCCCTTGATCAAGAATTGCGGGCGTTACCCATTGGGCGGGGCGAGTTGTTGCGTGAGGGTAAGGATCTGCTCCTGCTTCCTGTGGGCAATCGGGTTTATCCTGCTCTGGAAGCCGCTGAAGGCTTGGCTCGGCTCGGCATTGATGCCGCTGTGATCAACCCGCGCTTTATCAAACCCCTGGATAACGAATTGATTGGCGACTGGGCCAGCACCTGTGGCAGGGTGTTGACGGTGGAAGATAATGTGAAGAAGGGGGGCTTCGGCAGCGCGGTCCTGCAGATGCTGCACGAGATGCATCTGCTCGTTCCTCTCCGTACTTTGGGCTACGGCAATAAATTTATTGATCAGGCCCCGCAGCAGATCTTGTGGAAGAACGCCGGGATTGATGTTGCTGGGATTATCAAGGGTGCTTTAGAGGTTATGAAGCAGGGTACCTGA
- the xseB gene encoding exodeoxyribonuclease VII small subunit produces the protein MAKRTFENALTKLDRITAELEQGDLGLDNSLKKFDEGVQLVKFCNEKLEEARSQVDLLLKKNDTLTTVPFSEETTEVSGSDQRI, from the coding sequence ATGGCCAAAAGAACGTTTGAAAATGCCCTGACAAAGTTGGACCGGATTACTGCGGAATTGGAGCAGGGCGACTTGGGGTTGGACAATAGTCTGAAGAAATTTGACGAAGGGGTGCAGTTGGTCAAATTCTGTAATGAAAAACTGGAAGAGGCCCGCAGTCAGGTTGATTTATTGCTGAAAAAAAACGATACATTGACAACGGTTCCTTTTTCGGAAGAGACAACGGAAGTATCAGGCAGTGATCAGAGAATATAG
- a CDS encoding tyrosine recombinase XerC has protein sequence MNTSHLPAFVDWLKIERGYSPHTVECYSRDVSEFFQSIDKKINEEEINRDHIGRYISSLYLVNSGSSVARKMSALRTFFRYCIRQGHITIDPLAGIAGPKRSRHIPTYLTVDEVFSLMEEPKKKDRFFLRDRAIMELIYSTGMRVSEAVATDLAHTDLSAELIKIKGKGKKERLVPFGSTAGDALKLWLPERSRMIVDRITRGDEPEREALFLNNRGTRLTVRSVERMVANYGLRAGIAVRVTPHALRHSFATHLLEMGMDLRMVQELLGHASLSTTQQYTHLNLQHLTKVYDDAHPQAKKNEDHKE, from the coding sequence ATGAATACGTCCCATCTCCCTGCTTTTGTTGATTGGTTAAAAATCGAGCGTGGTTATTCACCGCACACCGTTGAATGCTACTCGCGAGATGTCAGCGAATTCTTTCAAAGTATCGACAAGAAAATCAATGAGGAAGAGATCAATCGTGATCATATAGGCCGCTATATCTCCTCGCTCTACCTGGTCAACTCCGGCTCTTCCGTGGCGCGAAAGATGTCAGCCCTGCGCACCTTCTTCAGGTACTGTATCAGACAGGGACATATCACTATTGATCCGCTGGCCGGGATAGCCGGACCAAAACGGTCTCGCCATATTCCGACCTATCTCACCGTGGATGAAGTTTTCAGCCTCATGGAAGAGCCCAAGAAAAAAGACCGTTTTTTTTTACGGGACAGAGCAATTATGGAGCTAATCTACTCCACTGGGATGCGGGTATCTGAAGCAGTGGCAACAGACCTTGCTCATACTGATCTTTCCGCAGAACTGATCAAGATTAAAGGAAAGGGAAAAAAAGAGCGTCTTGTTCCTTTTGGCAGCACTGCCGGAGATGCCCTCAAACTGTGGCTGCCCGAGCGCAGCCGCATGATCGTTGACCGAATCACGCGCGGCGATGAGCCGGAACGGGAGGCCTTATTCCTCAATAACCGAGGGACGCGGCTCACTGTTCGTAGTGTGGAGAGGATGGTTGCTAACTACGGCCTGCGAGCCGGTATCGCTGTCCGGGTGACCCCCCATGCCCTGCGCCATTCTTTTGCCACCCATCTCCTAGAAATGGGGATGGATCTCCGAATGGTTCAGGAACTCTTAGGGCATGCGAGCCTATCCACCACCCAGCAATACACCCACCTCAATCTCCAGCACCTGACCAAGGTGTATGATGACGCCCATCCTCAGGCAAAAAAAAACGAAGATCACAAAGAATAA
- the fabG gene encoding 3-oxoacyl-ACP reductase FabG, which produces MNTFTEQKAVVTGATRGIGRAITEDLLAKGATVIGLYSGNEKTAEEFTATCPTPERLQLHKVDVSDYQTVEGFFQKVEEEFDTIDILINNAGIRRDAALAMMRQEDWNQVIDVNLTGGYNMTKFAVQLMMKQKYGRIIFITSPMGHLGFAGQANYAASKAGQVGMMKSLSKEVAKRKITANCVSPGFIGTDFLDGLSDEQVKAYKKMVPARRFGTPEEVADAVLFLAGKNAAYINGSVLEVTGGL; this is translated from the coding sequence GTGAATACCTTTACGGAACAAAAAGCTGTGGTCACCGGGGCCACCCGAGGTATCGGGCGGGCAATCACCGAGGACCTGCTGGCAAAAGGCGCAACCGTGATTGGGCTCTATAGCGGTAATGAAAAAACAGCTGAAGAATTTACCGCAACCTGCCCCACCCCTGAACGTCTCCAACTGCATAAAGTCGATGTCAGTGACTATCAGACCGTGGAAGGCTTTTTCCAAAAGGTGGAAGAGGAGTTCGACACCATTGACATCCTGATCAATAACGCTGGGATCCGTCGTGATGCGGCCTTGGCCATGATGCGCCAAGAAGACTGGAATCAGGTCATTGATGTCAATCTGACTGGCGGCTATAACATGACCAAGTTTGCGGTCCAGCTGATGATGAAGCAAAAATATGGCCGAATTATCTTTATCACCTCACCCATGGGCCATCTCGGTTTTGCTGGCCAAGCCAATTATGCCGCCTCCAAGGCGGGCCAGGTCGGGATGATGAAATCCTTATCCAAAGAGGTTGCCAAGCGCAAGATCACGGCCAACTGCGTTTCTCCGGGCTTTATCGGCACAGATTTCCTCGACGGCCTGAGCGATGAGCAGGTCAAGGCCTATAAAAAGATGGTTCCAGCACGGCGTTTCGGCACCCCGGAGGAAGTGGCAGATGCTGTCCTTTTCCTTGCCGGAAAAAACGCCGCCTATATCAATGGCTCGGTTCTGGAAGTAACAGGAGGCCTGTAA
- the fabZ gene encoding 3-hydroxyacyl-ACP dehydratase FabZ has protein sequence MEAMMEASEGNEPMGQPFIKERIPHRAPFLWLDRILELGTETIRAEKLLSADLDVFQGHYPDYPIMPGVLLCEAVFQAGALLIGETLRREQEIKGVPVLTRIIGAKFKREVGPGDTIEIQATLKEKLGPAWFMKGSVRVKGKVAVQVEFACALKG, from the coding sequence ATGGAAGCGATGATGGAAGCAAGCGAAGGCAACGAGCCAATGGGTCAGCCCTTTATTAAAGAGCGCATCCCGCATCGTGCCCCTTTTCTCTGGCTGGACCGGATACTGGAGCTGGGTACGGAGACCATCCGGGCAGAAAAACTCTTGTCTGCGGATCTTGATGTCTTTCAAGGGCATTATCCTGACTATCCCATCATGCCGGGCGTGCTGCTCTGCGAAGCAGTCTTCCAAGCCGGTGCCCTGCTGATTGGCGAAACATTACGCAGGGAGCAGGAAATAAAAGGAGTTCCAGTCCTGACCCGGATTATCGGGGCCAAATTCAAGCGAGAGGTGGGACCCGGTGACACCATTGAAATCCAGGCGACCCTCAAGGAAAAGCTCGGGCCAGCCTGGTTCATGAAAGGCAGTGTACGGGTTAAGGGTAAAGTTGCTGTACAGGTTGAATTTGCCTGTGCCTTAAAAGGTTGA
- a CDS encoding SDR family oxidoreductase, with product MDFLRLEGKKIVIFGLANRKSVACVIGKVLVEAGAEVIHVVRSEERAKACRKLFPDSPVFCCDVEEEEHIIQVRDEIADQVGGPLAGIVHSIAFANYSEGMQPFHGTVKKDFLQAVNISCFSFISIANHFKELLAPDASLVTISISTTRMAAENYGYMAPVKAALDSSLCFLTKSFSAFSQVRFNAVGPSLLKTSASAGIPGYIDSYLFAEQAIPRKKALKTIEAANTAAFLLSERSSGITGQTIVVDAGMESNYFDNAIVSKAVG from the coding sequence ATGGATTTTCTCCGACTTGAAGGCAAAAAAATCGTTATTTTCGGCTTGGCCAACAGAAAATCCGTGGCCTGTGTCATCGGCAAGGTGCTGGTAGAAGCCGGGGCTGAGGTCATCCATGTGGTGCGCAGCGAGGAAAGGGCCAAGGCCTGCCGAAAACTCTTCCCGGACAGCCCGGTCTTTTGCTGCGATGTGGAGGAAGAAGAGCATATCATCCAGGTGCGTGACGAGATTGCCGACCAAGTCGGCGGACCGCTTGCCGGAATCGTGCATTCCATAGCCTTTGCCAACTACTCCGAGGGCATGCAACCCTTTCACGGCACCGTAAAAAAGGACTTTCTTCAGGCCGTGAATATCTCCTGCTTCTCCTTTATCTCCATTGCCAACCATTTTAAAGAACTGCTGGCCCCGGACGCCTCTCTGGTCACGATTTCCATCTCCACCACCCGCATGGCGGCGGAGAACTACGGTTATATGGCACCGGTCAAGGCGGCATTGGATTCCTCCCTCTGCTTTCTAACCAAATCCTTTTCCGCTTTTTCCCAGGTTCGTTTTAATGCCGTCGGCCCCAGCCTGCTCAAGACCTCGGCCTCAGCAGGAATCCCGGGATATATTGATTCCTACCTCTTTGCCGAGCAGGCAATCCCACGCAAAAAAGCTCTAAAAACCATAGAGGCAGCCAATACAGCGGCCTTTCTTCTCTCCGAGCGTTCCTCTGGAATCACCGGCCAGACCATTGTAGT